The Streptomyces sp. NBC_00576 genome contains the following window.
GGGCATGTCAGGGCTCCTGTACGGGGGTTCGGGGGGCGGTCCAGCCACCGGCGGGGCGGTCGAACCACAGGTGGACCTGGCCGGTGCCGACGGAGTTCTCGTACTCGCCGTACTGGCGGGCGGGTGCGCTGCAGGCCTGCTCGCCGAGGGCGCCGGCCATCATCAGGTAGTGGAAGAACTTCGCCTCGGGCTTGTGCTTCCAGAACTCCGGCATGGTGTCGAGGACCTTGTCGTGGCGGCCCTCCTTGAACCATGCGATGCGCTCCTCGTCGGCGGCGCGGGCCTCCGGCGTGAAGATGTGCGCCGGGTCGCTGGCCTCGTGGTCGCGGATCTGACGCAGCGGCCAGAAGGTGTGCGAAAGGGCACCGGAGGCGATGACGAGGACCCGGCGCCCCGGAGTGGCGGCGATTCCGTCGGCGAGCGCGCGCCCCAACCGCAGATGATCCTCCATGTCCCCGGTCTGACAGACCCCGATGGTCACCCACCTCTTGTCGGGCAGCCCCTCGCCGAGGAACTTCCACAGATTGATCGTGGCGTAGTAGACCGGCAGGTAGTCGTCGTCGATCGGGGTGATCCAGGTGCCGTGCTTGTCGGCGAACTGGGCGATGTTCTGGGCGAGTTCGGGGTCCCCGGGATAGTCGTAAGGCACCCGGCACATGCCTCGCGGCAACTCCTCGGAGGTGAAGAGACCGGCCCGGCGGTGCTGGCCGCTGACGACGAACTCCACGGTGGTCGCCCAGTGCGAGTCGAGGACGACGACGGTGTCGTACTCGTCGGCGGTATCGCTCTCGAAGACGTCCTTGCGCAGTTGACGGAGCCCGGTGACGAGGGTGATCTCCTTGCCCTCGTTCAGCTCCAGCCGGTCGGCCTCCGGCAGCACGATGGTGGGCACATGGGCGAGCAGGCCCGCCCCGACGATCTCACCCATGGTTGTTCCATCCGTTCGGCGCGGTGACGGTGTTCTTGACGTCGCAGTAGAAGTCGAAGCTCCAGGTGCCGCCCTCGCGGCCGACCCCGGAGAGGCGGGAGCCGCCGAAGGGTGCCTGGAGGTCGCGTACGAAGAAGCAGTTGACCCAGATCGTGCCCGCGACGAGCCGCGCGGTGACGCGTTCGGCGCGCTCGGGGTCACCGGTGGCGAGGGTGGCGGCGAGACCGAACCGGGTGTCGTTGGCCAGCCGGACGGCTTCGTCCTCGTCGGCGAAGGTCTGGAGGGTCAGGACCGGCCCGAAGACCTCCTCCTGGACGATCTCCGAGTCCTGGGCGACCTCGGTGAGCAGGGTGGGCGCGTAGTACTGCCCGTCCGCCTCCGTACGGTGCCCGCCGATCACGGCCCGTGCCCCGGCGGCGAGGGCCCGCTGCACGAAGCCGTCGATCTTCTCCAGCTGACGTGGGTGGATGTTGGGGCCCAGGTCGGTGGTTTCGTCGCGCGGGTCTCCTTGCGTCAACTGCGTTGCTTTGTCGATGAATCGTCGAGTGAACTCGTCGGCGATCGACTCCTCGACGAGAATGCGGGTCGCGGCCAGACAGACCTGCCCTGCGTTGTCGTACTGCTCGACGGCGAGATCGACGGCCAGTTCCAGATCGGCGTCGGCGAACACCAACAGCGGTGACTTTCCGCCGAGTTCGAGGCTGAGCGGGGTGAGGTTCGCGGCGGCCGAGGCGGCGATGTGCTGGGCGGTCGGCACGGACCCGGTGAAGCTGATCCGCCGTACGACCGGGTGCGAGGTGAGGGCGTCGCCGATCTCGGAACCGTAGCCCTGGACGACGTTCAGCACTCCGGCCGGCAGTCCTGCCTCGGCGGCGATGTCGGCCAGCAGGGACGCGGTGAGGGGGGACCACTCGGCGGGCTTGAGGATCACCGTGTTGCCGGCGGCGAGCGCCGGGGCGACCTTCCAGGTGGCCAGCATGAGGGGCGCGTTCCACGGGGTGATCAGGACGCTCGGGCCCGCCGGGTCCCACGAGACGTGGTTCGTGTGGCCGCGGGTCTCGAAGTCCTCGTGGTCCAGCTTCAGCAGCCAGTCCGCGAAGAAACGGAAGTTGTGCGCGACCCGGGGCATCACACCCCGGCGGTGCGAGCGGAGGAGGGCGCCGTTGTCGTTGGTCTCGACGATGGCGAGTTCTTCGATCCGCTTCTCGACACCGTCGGCGATGGCGTGCAGGACGCGGGCCCGTTCGGTGCGCGAGGTCGCGGCCCAGCCAGGGAAGGCCGCCTTGGCGGCGGCGACGGCCGCGGAGGCCTCGGCGGGCCCACCGCGAGCGATCTCACCGAGGGCGCGACCGTCGATGGGCGAGGTGTCGGTGAATGTGGTGGCGGATGCGACGCGTTCACCACCGATCCAGTGCCGGGTGTCGACACCGACTCCGGCGACAACAATCTTGTCGGACATAAGAAACGGCTCCTTTTTGCACGGGGAAAGGTCACCTACCAAGGGGCGCGGGGCTCTATCGATCTGCGGCTCCGCCGCGGGGCGCGACCAGCCACAACGCACCCGCACCAACCCACACACATCAAGAGGCACCCACCCCCGAAGTCCCCGACTCCAACAACCGCCCGCCATCCCAAACGACGCCAACTTGGCGGTAGTACGCGGCAATCGGCTCACGAATCTCCAGCCGGTCCAGCTCCTCAGTAGGCGCCGAGAACAACTCCAACTCCGCGTCCCCGGCCCACGCCTGCCCACCCTCGAACGACGCCGCCCCCGACTCGATCAACTCGTCCAGAGCCAACCCCTTGCCGTTCTCGATCGACGGCAGCCAGCGATGATGAGCCATGGGATGCCCATTGACGAACCCGTTCGTCAAAGAAGGCTCCCGCAGAGTCACCACCGCCTGCGCCAACCGCCGGTCCGCCGCAGCCAGGGTCGCCCCGAACCGCGCCCCCGCCTCGATCCGCGGAGCGGGCCCGTACGGATGCGGACGGGTCTGGTGAATCGACCCGAACTTCTTCGGATACCCCTGGTGCAGGCCGCGAGCGATCGCGAAGTCCTTGTCGACCCAGATGTAGACGCACCGCGAGTACGTCTCGCCCCGGTACTTGCAGCGAACGACCGCGAACGCCTCCTTGTACTGCCCCCGCACGGGATCCAGCAGCTCGTCCCCGGACTGCGAGCACGACTGCCAGTCGGCCCAGATCAGGGCGACCGCACCCGGATCCTCGTCGGCCAACTCCAGTGGCTCGGGCAGCAGTTCACGCACCCGCGAGGGGTCCGTGCGGTACTCGACGGTCAGCAGGTCCCCCGAGTAGCGCCAGGGCGGCGCGGGGACGAGCGACGAGGCACCGCTCGCCGTCTTGGGATGGAAGAACCCACGGGGACCGGTCACTTGGAGGCTCCTTGCACAGTGAGGGCGGGCTGCTTGAGCAGTTCGGCGCGGTAACGGGCTGCCTTCGTGGCCACGGCATGCCCCCCGAGGGCGACGACGCCGACGAGCCGCTCCCCGACGTGGTAGCCGACAAGAACGTCTCCGTCCGGATCGCCGTCCAGCACCCGCACGTCATCGATACCGAGCACGGGCGCCCCGAAGGACTGCAGCCGGAAGTCGTGCTGGTCGCTCCAGAAGGTGGGCAGCGGCGCGAAGGGCGCCAACTCCCCTTCCCTGCCCGCCAGATGAGCGGCCAGCGACTTCGCGGCGTGCTTCGCGGTGTCCGCAGGGATCGACCAGTGCTCGACGCGGCGGGGTACGCCGTCGTAGCGGGCGTTGGGGAAGCGGGCCACGTCGCCCACCGCGACGACCTCCGCGCGCCCGCCCACCCTGAGCCACTCGTCGGTGAGAACGCCGTCGCCGACGTCGAGCCCGTTGCCGTCCAGCCACTCGACGTTGGCGACGGAACCGACCGACTCCACGACGACGTCGGCCGGCAGGACCGTACCGTCGCCGAGTACGACGCCGGTGACCCGGTCGCCGCCCTCGAACCCGGCGACTGCCGTGCCGAGCGCGAAGCGCACCCCGCGTTCCTCGTGCCGCCGGAGCAGCGCGCCGGCGAGGAGTTCGCCGAGGGGTCCCACCATGGGCAGGGGCAGCGGATCGACGACGGTGACCTCGGTGACTCCGAGTGCGACGGCCGTGGCGGCGACCTCGCAGCCGATGAATCCGGCGCCGACCACGACGACCCTGACGCCGGGCCGGGTCAGCTCGTCGCGCAGGCCCCGGGCGTCGGTGAGGGTGCGTACGGTGTGGCGGCCGGTCTGCGGGCCGGGGCAGCGCAGGCGCCGGGGGCGCATTCCGGTGGCGGCGACCAGACCGTCGTAGGAGAGGGTCGAGCCGTCGTCGAGGTCGATGGCGCGCTCGTCGAGACGGGCCGCGACGGCCTTCGTACCGAGGCGCCACTCCACGTCCGCCGTCGACCCCTTCGGGGTGAAGGCGAGGGAGTCGAAGGCGGCCTTGCCGGCCAGTACCTCCTTGGACAGCGGAGGGCGGTTGTAGGGCATGTGCGGTTCGTCGCCGACGACCGTGACAGCCCCGGTCCAGCCGGCCGCCCGCAGCTGCTCGGCGGCGCGCAGCCCGGCCATGGACGCGCCGACGACGACCACGCGCCCCGGAGACACATGCGTCTCGTCGGTCACGTCAGTCCTCGATCCGGATGGCCTGGAGCGGGCAGACGTCCGCGGCCTCTTCGACCTCGTCACGAAGCGCGTCGTCGGGGTCGGAGACGTACAGCAGGTGACCGTCGTCGTCCATCGAGAAGACGTCGGGTGCCGCGAAGACGCACTGGCCGTGGTCCTGGCACTTGTTCATGTCGACGACGACCTTCATGGTCGGTCCTCCTGGTGGTGAGGGCGTCGGTACGGGGGGTGAGGGGTGGGGATGGGAGGGGCCCGACCGTTGTCGGACCGAGCCCCGGCCAAAGGGGTTCGAAGACCCGGACCCCTGACTCGTTTGGCTTCAAACAAGATAGGAAGCAGCCGGAGTCTGGTCAATAGCTATCCGGATGGATAAATTCTTGCCCCGACCCTCTTGCAGGACGGGTCACTCCTCCATACCGTTTGGCCTCAAATGAAGAGCCCGGGATGTCCGCCGGCACCAGGCGCCCCGGCCGCACTCCCCACGCCACCCGCCTCCCGGACGCCGTTCCGGAGGTGCCCGACATCCGCCCGAGGAGACAACGGTGAGCGCAATCGACCTTCCAGAAGTCCGTCGGCACATCGAGCGGCTCACCGCCGAGGGCATCGACGTGGTCCGGGTGGTCTATCCCGACCTCATCGGCACCGACCGCGCCCGTGACGTACTCGTCGACGAGCTGCCGCGCGCCTGCGAGCACGGGCTCGCCTTCTGCCGGGCCGTCTACCACACCAGCCCGCAGGGCGATGTGGTCCCGGTCAGCGGCGGCCTGGACGCGGGGCTGCCCGACATCTGCGTACGACCCGATCTGTCCACCCTGGTCGCCCTGCCCTGGGAGCCCGGCGTCGCGGTCTGCCTCGGGGACGTCGTCGACCCGGCGACCGGCTCACCGGCGCCCGAGTCGCCCCGCGATCTGCTCCGCGCGGTCCTCGACCGGTGCGCCGAGCACGGGCTGCGGCCCGTCGTCGGACCCGAACTGGAGTACTTCCTGTGCGATCCCACGCCGGCGGGCGCGAGCGGCTGGCAGCGGTACAACCGGGACACGGGCGCCGTCTACACGGCCGGCCTGCGCGCCGACCCCGACAACCATCTCCTGCGCACCCTGCGCCATGTACGGGATCTGCACATCGGCGTGCTCAGCGGCAACCACGAGTTCGACGGCGGGCAGTTCGAGATCAACCTGCTGCACTCGGAGGCCATGTCGGCGGCCGACCGTGCCTTCCGTTTCAAGGCCGCGATCAAGGAGCTGGCACGCAAGGAAGGCAGACTCGCCACCTTCATGGCGAAGCCCTTCAACGACGCGGGCGGCTCCGGCTTCCACCTCCACCTGTCCTGCGAAGACACCGAGGGGCACAACGCCTTCGACGACCCGGCCGGCCCGTACGGACTCTCCGCCACGGCACGGCACGCGGCCGCCGGTCTCCTCGCCCACGCGCCCGCCCTCGCCGCGCTGCTCAACCCGACCGTCAACTCGTACAAGCGCTTCGGGCCGGACACCCTCGCGCCCTGGCTGATCGACTGGGGGCTCGACAACCGCAGCGCCATGGTCCGGGTCCCGCCGGAGCGCGGGCCAGGGGCCAGGCTCGAACTGCGGCTCGGCGACGCCAGCGCCAACCCGTACCTCGCGATCGCCGGGGCCGCGGCCGCCGCGCTCCTCGGTGTGCTGGCCGGTCAGGAGCCGTCGGCCCCGCTGGAGGGCTACGGCTACGACCCCGACAGGTCCGCCGTACTGCCGATGAGCCTGCCGGCCTCCCTCGACGCCCTGGAGGCGGACACCGCGCTGACCGAGGTGCTCGGCAAGGACTTCGTCGCCTCCTTCCTCGCCTACAAGCGCAACGAGGTCGAGCGCTTCCAACGGCACGTCACCGACTGGGAGTTCACCGAGTACGCGTACCACCTCTGATCGCCCCGATCGCGTCTGATCTCCCCTGATCGCTTCCGCACGACTTCCTGGAGCCTTCGATGACCGAGACCCTGCCCTCCGCCTCCTCCTCCGCCGCCGCCCACGAGCCACTCCCCCTCGACGCCGTCGACCTCGCCGACCTCGACAACTTCACCGACGGGGTGACGCCCTGGCGGATGTTCCACACCCTGCGCCACGAGGACCCGGTGCACTGGCAGCCGGAGGAGGCGCCCAACTCCGGTTTCTGGGCGGTGACCCGGCACGCGGACATCGCGCGCGTCGACCGTGACGCGGAGACCTTCACCTCCACGAAGTTCGTCAACCTCGAAGAGCTCGACGAGGACCAGATCAAGAAACGCGCCTCCGTCCTGGAGCTGGACGGGGTGCGGCACCGGGCTCTGCGCAGCGTGATCCAACGGCAGTTCGGCGCGGGCGTCATCAACAGCTACACCGACTTCCTGCGCGGGCTCACCGCGCAGACCCTGGACGCGGCGCTGGCCAAGGGGAGTTTCGACTTCGTCAAAGAGGTCTCCGCCGACTTCCCCATCAACGTCCTGGCCCGGCTCCTGGACGTACCGCCCGAGGACAACCAGCAGCTCATCGACTGGGGCAACCGGATCATCGGCAACACCGACCCCGACTACGCCGACGTGCTGCTGCACAGCGCGGAGAGCGAGAAGTACCGCGACCTGCCCTTCCGCTCCCCCGCCTCGCTCGAAGTCTTCGAGTACGGAAGGGAGTTGGCGCGGCAGCGGCGCGGCGGCGAGGGGACGGACCTCGTCTCCAAACTCGTCAACACCACCCCGCGCGACGGAGTGCCGCTGTCCGCGCAGGACTTCGACAACTACTTCCTGCTCCTGGTGGTCGCCGGCAACGAGACGACCCGGCACACCATCACCCACTCGATGCTGGCCCTTCTCCAGCACCCCGA
Protein-coding sequences here:
- a CDS encoding 3,4-dihydroxyphenylacetate 2,3-dioxygenase; amino-acid sequence: MGEIVGAGLLAHVPTIVLPEADRLELNEGKEITLVTGLRQLRKDVFESDTADEYDTVVVLDSHWATTVEFVVSGQHRRAGLFTSEELPRGMCRVPYDYPGDPELAQNIAQFADKHGTWITPIDDDYLPVYYATINLWKFLGEGLPDKRWVTIGVCQTGDMEDHLRLGRALADGIAATPGRRVLVIASGALSHTFWPLRQIRDHEASDPAHIFTPEARAADEERIAWFKEGRHDKVLDTMPEFWKHKPEAKFFHYLMMAGALGEQACSAPARQYGEYENSVGTGQVHLWFDRPAGGWTAPRTPVQEP
- a CDS encoding aldehyde dehydrogenase, which encodes MSDKIVVAGVGVDTRHWIGGERVASATTFTDTSPIDGRALGEIARGGPAEASAAVAAAKAAFPGWAATSRTERARVLHAIADGVEKRIEELAIVETNDNGALLRSHRRGVMPRVAHNFRFFADWLLKLDHEDFETRGHTNHVSWDPAGPSVLITPWNAPLMLATWKVAPALAAGNTVILKPAEWSPLTASLLADIAAEAGLPAGVLNVVQGYGSEIGDALTSHPVVRRISFTGSVPTAQHIAASAAANLTPLSLELGGKSPLLVFADADLELAVDLAVEQYDNAGQVCLAATRILVEESIADEFTRRFIDKATQLTQGDPRDETTDLGPNIHPRQLEKIDGFVQRALAAGARAVIGGHRTEADGQYYAPTLLTEVAQDSEIVQEEVFGPVLTLQTFADEDEAVRLANDTRFGLAATLATGDPERAERVTARLVAGTIWVNCFFVRDLQAPFGGSRLSGVGREGGTWSFDFYCDVKNTVTAPNGWNNHG
- a CDS encoding acetoacetate decarboxylase family protein produces the protein MTGPRGFFHPKTASGASSLVPAPPWRYSGDLLTVEYRTDPSRVRELLPEPLELADEDPGAVALIWADWQSCSQSGDELLDPVRGQYKEAFAVVRCKYRGETYSRCVYIWVDKDFAIARGLHQGYPKKFGSIHQTRPHPYGPAPRIEAGARFGATLAAADRRLAQAVVTLREPSLTNGFVNGHPMAHHRWLPSIENGKGLALDELIESGAASFEGGQAWAGDAELELFSAPTEELDRLEIREPIAAYYRQVGVVWDGGRLLESGTSGVGAS
- a CDS encoding NAD(P)/FAD-dependent oxidoreductase yields the protein MVVVGASMAGLRAAEQLRAAGWTGAVTVVGDEPHMPYNRPPLSKEVLAGKAAFDSLAFTPKGSTADVEWRLGTKAVAARLDERAIDLDDGSTLSYDGLVAATGMRPRRLRCPGPQTGRHTVRTLTDARGLRDELTRPGVRVVVVGAGFIGCEVAATAVALGVTEVTVVDPLPLPMVGPLGELLAGALLRRHEERGVRFALGTAVAGFEGGDRVTGVVLGDGTVLPADVVVESVGSVANVEWLDGNGLDVGDGVLTDEWLRVGGRAEVVAVGDVARFPNARYDGVPRRVEHWSIPADTAKHAAKSLAAHLAGREGELAPFAPLPTFWSDQHDFRLQSFGAPVLGIDDVRVLDGDPDGDVLVGYHVGERLVGVVALGGHAVATKAARYRAELLKQPALTVQGASK
- a CDS encoding ferredoxin, yielding MKVVVDMNKCQDHGQCVFAAPDVFSMDDDGHLLYVSDPDDALRDEVEEAADVCPLQAIRIED
- a CDS encoding glutamine synthetase family protein encodes the protein MSAIDLPEVRRHIERLTAEGIDVVRVVYPDLIGTDRARDVLVDELPRACEHGLAFCRAVYHTSPQGDVVPVSGGLDAGLPDICVRPDLSTLVALPWEPGVAVCLGDVVDPATGSPAPESPRDLLRAVLDRCAEHGLRPVVGPELEYFLCDPTPAGASGWQRYNRDTGAVYTAGLRADPDNHLLRTLRHVRDLHIGVLSGNHEFDGGQFEINLLHSEAMSAADRAFRFKAAIKELARKEGRLATFMAKPFNDAGGSGFHLHLSCEDTEGHNAFDDPAGPYGLSATARHAAAGLLAHAPALAALLNPTVNSYKRFGPDTLAPWLIDWGLDNRSAMVRVPPERGPGARLELRLGDASANPYLAIAGAAAAALLGVLAGQEPSAPLEGYGYDPDRSAVLPMSLPASLDALEADTALTEVLGKDFVASFLAYKRNEVERFQRHVTDWEFTEYAYHL
- a CDS encoding cytochrome P450; amino-acid sequence: MTETLPSASSSAAAHEPLPLDAVDLADLDNFTDGVTPWRMFHTLRHEDPVHWQPEEAPNSGFWAVTRHADIARVDRDAETFTSTKFVNLEELDEDQIKKRASVLELDGVRHRALRSVIQRQFGAGVINSYTDFLRGLTAQTLDAALAKGSFDFVKEVSADFPINVLARLLDVPPEDNQQLIDWGNRIIGNTDPDYADVLLHSAESEKYRDLPFRSPASLEVFEYGRELARQRRGGEGTDLVSKLVNTTPRDGVPLSAQDFDNYFLLLVVAGNETTRHTITHSMLALLQHPEQLARLQADPSLIPGAVEEFLRWASPVYHFRRTATRDVELGGKQVREGDKVVMWYASGNRDEAVFGNPYDFDVARTDNDHVTFGKGSPHLCLGNLLARTEIRIMFEELIPRLADIRLAGDVPRVRSNFVNGIKKLPVEVTLA